A single Triticum dicoccoides isolate Atlit2015 ecotype Zavitan chromosome 2A, WEW_v2.0, whole genome shotgun sequence DNA region contains:
- the LOC119354818 gene encoding transmembrane protein 184 homolog DDB_G0279555-like: protein MEILQQGTMSMFPGMDLTKMDPPTLTLLGAACCVMLSMHFTVQLVSQHLFYWKNPKEQKAILIIVLMPPLYAITSFAGLLDIKGSKTFFTCLESVKECYEALVIAKFLALMYSYLNISISRNIVPDEIKGRVLHHSFPVSLFLPRNVRLEHKTLKLLKYWTWQFVVVRPVCSILIVALQLLGLYPSWVSWTFTIILNFSVSMALYALVIFYHLFAKELAPHKPLAKFLCIKGIVFFSFWQGCALDVLAGVGVIQSHHFWLDVEHIQEAIQNVLIILEMVIFSVLQQYAYHVAPYSGADKAKFEKKNE, encoded by the exons GCACTATGTCGATGTTCCCGGGGATGGATCTTACGAAAATGGATCCTCCAACTCTTACCCTCCTTGGAGCAGCTTGTTGTGTAATGTTGTCTATGCATTTCACAGTACAGCTGGTATCACAGCATCTtttctattggaaaaatcccaaAGAGCAGAAGGCTATACTCATTATAGTGCTGATGCCTCCATTGTATGCTATAACTTCCTTTGCTGGTCTTCTGGATATTAAGGGAAGCAAAACATTTTTTACATGCTTGGAGTCTGTTAAAGAATGCTATGAAGCACTG GTTATTGCTAAGTTTCTGGCATTGATGTACAGCTACTTAAATATATCTATCAGTAGAAACATTGTACCTGATGAAATCAAAGGGAGGGTGCTTCATCATTCTTTCCCTGTTTCTCTTTTCCTG CCCCGTAATGTTCGGTTGGAGCACAAGACACTTAAGCTTCTGAAGTACTGGACCTGGCAATTTGTTGTTGTTAGGCCAGTATGCTCCATTCTGATTGTTGCACTTCAGCTGCTTGGGTTGTACCCCAGCTGGGTCAGCTGGACCTTCACAATTATACTTAACTTTTCAGTCTCCATGGCATTATATGCCTTGGTCATATTCTATCACTTGTTTGCTAAGGAGCTGGCACCTCACAAGCCTCTTGCTAAGTTCTTGTGCATCAAAGGGATAGTCTTCTTCTCTTTCTGGCAG GGCTGTGCGTTGGATGTTTTGGCTGGTGTAGGGGTTATTCAATCTCACCATTTCTGGCTGGACGTGGAGCACATCCAGGAGGCAATCCAGAATGTGTTGATTATCCTGGAAATGGTCATTTTCTCAGTTCTCCAGCAGTACGCGTATCACGTTGCTCCGTACAGTGGCGCTGACAAGGCAAAATTCGAGAAGAAGAATGAATGA